Genomic segment of Bacteroidota bacterium:
TAACCAGGAAACAATCAACCCCGGGGTAGTTCCCAATGCTGATGACGGAACGGTTGATATTAACTGGTCATTGGAAGAAAAATCAAGCGACCAATTGGAATTATCTGCTGGTTGGGGTGGTAATTTTGGATTGACAGGAACACTTGGTGTTTCATTCAACAATTTCTCCATTAAAAACTTTTTCAAAAAATCGGCGTGGGATCCATTACCACAGGGCGATGGGCAAAAACTGAGTGTACGTTATCAATCGAACGGAAGTGTTTTCCACTCTTATAGTTTTTCATTTACTGAGCCCTGGCTGGGTGGTAAAAAAAGAAATTCCTTTACTGTTGCTTATAATGCCAGTAAGTATTCAAATGGCTATAATTATCTAACCGGTCAAGTTGACAAGAAAAAATCTGATACCAATTATTTAAAAACAAATGGTATTACGATGTCACTTAGTAAACAATTGAAATGGCCAGATGATTATTTCAGCCTCATCTATGCATTTAACTATACAGAATATAAAATGCGGAATTATCCCATCTTCCCCGGAATGGATAATGGGGTTTCGCATAATGTCAGTTTTAAGATAGGCTTGCAGCGTTCATCCGTTTTTGATCCTATTTTCCCAAGGAGCGGATCTACAATGGCGATGAGTGTTCAGTTCACGCCACCTTATACTGCTATCGATAAAGATCTGGTCAACTCAACCAATCCTTACGAAACACCTGAGTATCATAAATGGCGTTTCAGCGGTGACTGGTATGTACCGATCGGCCGTGCATTAGGTGCTGAAAAGAACAGGCAGTTAGTAATGCGTATCGCAGCCAAATATGGTTTTATGGGCCGTTATAATCGCAAAATTGATTATTCGCCATTCGAACGTTTCCAGGTGGGTGATGCAGGCCTGACCAATAACTTTGGTATGCTGGGTTATGATATCATTGCACATCGTGGTTATCCTGTTTATGAGTCATCTGATCCTACAGTGAATCCCGATCAACAACAAGCATCCCGCTTCTTTACTATTTTTAATAAATATACATTGGAGATGCGTTATCCATTGGTGATAAACCAGAGCAGCACCATTTATGGATTAACGTTTTTTGAAGCAGCCAACGGATGGTATGATTTTAAAGAGTATAACCCATTCCAACTACGTCGCAGTGTTGGTGTAGGTATGCGTTTCTATTTGCCAATGTTTGGCTTGCTGGGCTTTGATTACGGAATTGGATTAGATGTATTGCCGGGTAGTAATACAAAGCGTAACAGGTTTACATTTATGTTGGGCTATGAACCGGAATAAAAATTTAGTTTAACAATAATTAATTTGATTGTAAATACCACGGCGTTATTATTGATGTAACCAACAACATTGCTTCTATTAAGCTTTCGTTGCGTCGCACTTTTTTACGTTCGGTAATTCTATTCATCTAAAATTGTCTACCATGAAAAAGTTAGTACTTGCATTGGGTTTTGTAATCATGTCTTGTGCCGCTGTTCTGGCTCAGAAATACGCCATCATTGATACAAGATATATCCTTGATAAAATGCCAGAGTATAAAACTGCACAAAAAAAGTTGGATGATATTGCTGCTGACTGGCAAAAAGATATTGATACCAAACAAGCAGACTTAGATAAAATGTATAAGGATTTTGAAGCCGAGCAGGTTATGTTAAGTGACGAGTTGAAGAAAAAAAGAGAGGACCAGCTCTTTATGAAAGAAAAAGAACTCCGTGACCTTCAGCGCAAACGCTTTGGTTTTGAGGGGGATCTGTTTAAGAAAAGACAGGAATTGATCAAACCGATACAGGATAAAGTGTTTAATGCCGTACAGAAAATGGCCGTGTCAAGAGGCTACGATTTTGTATTGGACAAAAGTGAGGGAATTACCATTATATTTGCCGACCCAAAACTGGACAGGAGTGAAGATGTACTGAAAGACCTGGGGGTGAAATAGGGTGTTAAAAAAAACTAAAGCAAGCAACTAAATCCTTTTTAAAGGACTCTTAATAAGCAAACAATAAAAAACAAAATGAAAAGAATTTTTACAGTACTGATGGTAGCAATGGGCCTGATCGCAGGTTCTGCAAGTGCACAGATCAAAATTGGTTATATCCGTATCGATGATATGGTTTCTCTTATGCCTGAAACAGCTAAAGTGGATACAATGCTTCAGAAATACCAGATCGATTCATTAAACCCAAGGTTAAAACTGGAAGTTGAAAGTTTTCAATATAAAGACAGTATTCTTTCAAAAACGGATACTTTTAAAACTCCGAAATCAGTATTGAACCAAATGAAACTCGAAAGAGATAATCATTTATACTTCATTAATAATTTTCAGCAATTAGCACAGCAGGCAGTACAATCAAAGCAGGATGAACTGCTCTCGCCAATTTATTCTAAAGTATATGATGCTATCAAAGCTGTGGCAAAAGAAAAAGCCTACACACATGTGCTTAGCCAGGATGCATTTCTTGTTGCACCAGAGGGAGATAATTTGCTTATCGCTGTCGCAACAAAGTTGAAAGTGAAACTGCCTCCTCAATTACAGGCACCGGGTGGAGCAAAGCCAGCAGGAAGCAAGCCTAACTAATATTATAAGTGCTGAATAAATAATTGATCCTCCCGATACCATCGGGAGGATTTTTCTTTTAATACTAAACCATCCGCTTATTTTTGTTTTATGAAAATGCAGGGTCCAATAGGTGTTTTTGATTCAGGCTATGGCGGTCTCACCGTCATGAAAGAAATTGTAAAAAAGCTGCCGCAGTATGATTATTTATATCTCGGTGATAATGCACGGACGCCTTATGGCAACCGCTCTTTCGAAACAGTTTATGAATATACCCTGCAAGCTGTAAAATGGTTTTTCAGCAAAGGATGTCCATTGGTGGTGCTTGCATGCAATACTGCATCAGCAAAAGCCTTGCGCAGCATACAGCAAAAAGATTTACCGGCATTGAATCCTTCAAAAAGAGTATTGGGTGTAATAAGACCAACCACAGAAGTTATAGGAAGTTATTCTCAAACCAAACATGTCGGGCTGCTGGCAACATCGGGCACAGTTGCTTCGGATTCTTATAAAATTGAAACGGATAAATTTTTTCCTGAGGTAAAATTATTTCAGCAGGCCTGTCCTATGTGGGTGCCATTAGTGGAGAACGATGAATACAATAATGAAGGCGCAGATTATTTCATAAAAAAATGTTTAGATCAGTTGCTTGATCAATCTGATTCAATTGATACTATTCTTCTTGCCTGTACTCATTATCCCTTGCTGATAGATAAGATCAAATCAAATATCCCGGCCGGAATAAAAGTTATTTCGCAGGCAGAGATCATTGCAGACAGTTTAAGGGATTATTTAGACCGTCATTCTGAAATAGAAAATAAGTTATCTAAAAAGGGGAGTAAGAATTTTTATACAACAGATTCTGCAACAGACTTCAACAGACAGGCAAAGAAGTTTTATGGAAGCACTATTAGTTCAGTTCAGGTGCATTTGTAAACTTATTTCTGCTCTGACCTGAAAATATTTCCTATTGCATACAAGCCGGCAAAAAACCAGATGCCTGTTTTGAGAATAAACTTAAAAACACCTTTTGCTCCACCTGAATAATGCTTGTCAACAAAAATGCTCATTGCGCCATAAAAGGGTTTTATATGTGCCATACTTCTTTTTTTTGTGCTGGCACCTTTATAATGTGTAATTGAAGTTTCCGGGAAATAATAGTTTTTATAGCCCGCCTTTTGGATCCGGTAGCTCAGGTCAATATCTTCACCGTACATAAAAAAATCTTCATCAAAACCTTTTACTTCAATAAAGACATTTCTTTTGATCAGCATAAAAGCACCGGATAAGACATCTACTTCATGTATTTCATTTTCGCTGAGATGCCCTGCATAGTAGGCAGCAAATAATTTTGAATGAGGAAATAAAGAAGCCAATCCTGTCATTTTGAAAAGAGAAGCTGATACGGAAGGGAAATTTCGTTTTGATTCTTTTAAATAATTGCCGGAACCATTCAGCATTTTTATACCTAATGCTCCAGCGTCTTTTTTTGTTTGAATAAAATCAAGGCATTTTTTAAAACAATCTGTGGGAACAATAGTATCCGGGTTCAAAAATAAAATATACTCGCCGGATGATTGCTGAAAACCGGTATTACAGGCTGATCCAAAACCTTTGTTTATTGGATTGGCAATAAATTTTACACCCGGAAAAAGAGGCTGCAGGTATTCAATACTGTTATCAGATGAGGCATTATCAACAATAATAATTTCGCCAGGTATATTTCTCAAAGCCGCCTGTACGGAATAAAGGCATTTTTCAAGCAAATACTTTACGTTATAATTTACTATTATGACAGAAATTTCCATGCTGTGCGGCCAAATCTAATCCCGATAAATGTCGGGACTTAAATCTGAAATCTAAAATCAAAATCCCGGTTATCTTTGCCAATGCTTAAAAACACGTTGTATAAGGCGGTACAGGCTGGTGCTGCAGAAGTGGTTCGTTTTTTTAATTCCGAGTTTAAAATCAGTAATAAGGAGGGGGTAAATAACCTGGTAACAGAAGCTGATCATGCTTCGGAAAAAGCAATTATGGATGTGATCCGTAATGATTTTCCCGAACATCAATTACTTGGCGAAGAAAGTGGTAAACTGGTACAGGATTCAAATTATAAATGGATCATTGACCCGATCGATGGTACAGTAAATTTTGCTCACCGCATTCCACTTAACTGTGTTTCTATCGGCATTGAAAAAGATGGCAAGATCATAATGGGTGTTGTCTACAATCCGCATATCAATGAATTCTTTTTTGCTGAAAAAGGAAAAGGAGCTACACTAAATGACCAACCCATTAGTGTAAGTAATGAAACACAGGTCTTAAAATCATGTTTGGTAACAGGGTTTCCCTATACTTATATTAATATGCCTAATGGTCCTTTGGAAATCTTTGATAAACTGATACGAAAAGGTGTACCCGTAAGACGAATTGGTTCTGCTGCCATCGATCTGTGCTGGGTGGCTTGCGGAAGGTTTGATGGTTTTTATGAACATAAGCTGGAGCCGTGGGATAGTGCAGCCGGATTCCTGATAGTGGAAGAAGCAGGAGGCAAAGTAACAAATCATGAGAATGAACCATTCTCAATTTACCAGCACAAAATTCTAGCTACAAATGGAAAAATTCATGATGAACTTTCTGGTATCATAACAAATAAAATAGCGATATGAGTGAACAAAGAACAGAGATCGGGTCGTTGGGTGAATTTGGGTTAATTGATCATTTGACCAAAAATATAGAATTAAAAAATGCTTCATCTATACTTGGTGTAGGTGATGATGCTGCTGTGATCGATCATTTTGGTAAGCAAACAGTTATCACAACAGATTTGCTGGTGGAAGGAATTCATTTCGATCTCATTTATACACCGCTTAAACATTTAGGATATAAAGCTGTAATTGTTAACCTGAGTGATATTTATGCAATGAATGCGGAACCGACACAAATCGTTTTGAGCCTGGGAATAAGCAGCAAATTCAGCGTGGAAGCGTTGGATGAATTTTATGAAGGTGTATATGCTGCTTGTGAAAAATATGATGTTGACCTGGTAGGTGGCGATACTACTTCATCTCAAAAAGGGTTTATCATTTCAGTTACAGCTATTGGTGAAGTAGCGCCGGACAAATTTGTAAAAAGAAGTACTGCTCAAAAAGGCGATTTAATTTGTGTGAGTGGTGATTTAGGCGGAGCATATGCAGGTCTTTTGTTTTTAGAAAGGGAGAAAAAAATATTTCTCGAAAGCCCTGCTGTACAGCCTGACCTTGAAGGAGAAACATATGTGATTGGCCGAATGCTGAAACCTGAAGCAAGAAAAGACATTATTGAATTTTTTGAACAAAGCCAGATAGTACCTACATCCATGATGGATATCAGTGATGGACTTAGTTCTGAAATACTGCATATCTGTAAGCAAAGTAATCTGGGTTGTGTACTGTACGAAGAAAAGATCCCGATACATGAAGAAATGAAGAAAGCTGTTTATAAATTTGAGTTGGACCCAACAGCTTGTGCGTTGAGTGGCGGTGAAGATTATGAGTTACTATTTACGATTCCGCAAACTGAATATGAAAAACTGGTATTGAATGAACAGATCAGTGTGATTGGATATATGACAGAGATGGAACAGGGATCACATATCATAACCAAAGGTGGAAATAAATATGCCATTACAGCGCAGGGCTGGAACCACCTGCAATAAGAACCATTGAACTCCTAACCAATGAAAATAGTATTGTACCTGTTGATCATTCTTATACTGCTTGAAAGTTGCGGTGCATCCCGATCATCTGTTTCAGCTACAAAAAAATATTCGAAGGAACAGTTACTACATGACTATGATGTTTTTCAATCAGCGTTGGAAGAAACACATCCCGGCTTGTACTGGTATACATCGAAGGATAGTATGAATGCTTATTTCGATTGGGGCAGAAAACAAATTATTGATTCTGCAACAGAGCCGGACTTTAGAAAGATCCTTACTTATGTAATAGCTCAGGTTAATTGCGGCCATACTACGGTACGTTCTTCAAAAAAGTTTTCAAGAGCAGCTGATACGATCAGGCCCAAAGTTTTTCCGCTTAGCCTGAAAGTTTGGGGAAGCAGAACAAACGAAGATGGAGATACAGCAGTAATTGCTACCAATCTTTTCAGAAGGGATTCTGTTCTAAGAAGAGGCGTTCGTATTCATTCAGTCAATGGAAAAACAATTGAAGAGCTGATCGATACAATGGGGCGTTATATATCTTCTGATGGTTTCAATAAAACCCACAAGTATCAGACCATCAGCAATACCGGCACTTTTGGGCGAATGTACACTACGTTGTATGGGTTGAATGATAAATATGCTGTTGAATATTTCGACGCAAAAGGTATTATTAAAAAAACAGAAATACCTGTTTATGATCCTTCAAAAGATACTGCACTAAGGAGAGCAATAACAGCGCTAAGACCTCTTTCAAAAAAAGGACAACGTCGTCGCCGGCTGGAAACAACAAGAGTACTGAAAGTGGATACAGCTAATCGTACTGCTTTTATGGAGCTGCATTCATTTGGCAGGGATTATAAGCTGCGTTCTTTTTTCCGTAAGTCATTTCATAATCTTCGGAAGATGGATATCAGCCACCTGATCATTGATGTACGCAGCAATGGGGGCGGCAGCGTAACGAACTCTACCTTGCTTTCCAAATACATTGCAAAACAATCTTTCAAAATTGCTGATTCATTATACGCTACTGATAAGAGTAGTCATTACGGAAAATATATCCAGAATAATTTTTGGAATAAATTATTTATCAGCTTCCTGACCAAAAGGAATAAAAAAGGCGAATATCATTTTGGATATTATGAACGGCATCATTTTGAGCCGAAGCAAAAAAATCATTTCGATGGAGAAGTATATATACTTACAGGAGGCAATTCATTTTCTGCCACGATATTGTTTGCCGAAACAGTAAAAGACCAGGAGAATGTAACCGTAGTAGGAGAGGAAACAGGAGGGGGTGCCTATGGTAATACTGCCTGGCTCATTCCTGATTTCACTTTACCGGTAACTGGTGTTCGGTTCAGACTTCCATTATTCCGTCTTGTTATCAACAATAAAAATCCAAAGGATGGAAGAGGGTTGTTGCCTGAAGTAGAATCGGCACCAACTCAAAAAACAGTAGCTGCCGCTTCAGATTTTAAACTGGATAAAACACTAGAGCTGATAAAAGCAGATAAAGAAAAAGGCAATAGGTAACCTGGCAACTGAGTTGCTCACTCATTCATGATCGTAAAATCGTCTCCATCTTTCAAGAAAGGAAATTTATCACGAATGGCCTGCAGATGTGTTTTATCCAACGTGATGGTAAAAACATCTTCGACATCCTTTACATGATATAATACCTCGCCCAGCGGATCGATCACCATGCTTTCGCCGGAATGATAAACATTGTTTCCATCATTACCTACCCGGTTTACACCTATTACATAAGATTGATTTTCGATTGCCCTTGCACACAGCAAAGTTTTCCATGCATGGCTGCGACGTTCGGGCCAGTTAGCAACATAGATCAACACATCGTATTCTGCATCCTCAGCAATCGGTGATTGTCTTGCCCAAACGGGAAACCGCAGATCATAACATACCTGCAGATTTATTTTCCATCCTTTTACTGAAGCGATCAGCCTTTTATTTCCGGGTGTGTAGTATTTATCTTCTCCTGCAAAACCAAATGTGTGACGTTTATCATAAAAACCATATTCACCATTGGGTAGCATCCAGATCAGGCGGTTATGATAATGTTCACCATCTTTAATGATCAGGCTGCCGGTCAAAACAATCTTTCTTTCTGCAGCAATCCGTTTCATCCACTCCACTGTTTCTCCATCCATTGTTTCAGCAAACTGTTCAGGCTTCATGCTAAATCCTGTGCTGAACATTTCAGGCAGCACAACGATCTCTGTTCTTTCTTTTAACGAACGGATCTTATGCTCCAGCCTATCCAGGTTAACTGTTTTATCTTCCCAGGCAAGGTCGGTTTGGATAAGTGTGATGGTTAAAGACATGCTTTAGTTTTACAATGTAAATTTAAAGCTATTGCTGCATAGTAAGAGTGAACAAGAATTACTCATAAAAAAAAGAAACCCACCAACTGGCGGGTTTCTTTAACACTCCAAAGGGTATGTATTCTTAATTACTTTATGATATCGTAGCGAAGCAGGATCTCATGACCATTGCTGCCTGCATCATATGTGCTGATAGGTGTACTGTAGATATCAAAACCATAACCAATAGTAAATTTCTTATTTACATGCACACCAGCTGAAAGCATAAAGCTTTGATGAGCCCTGTATCCTACTCCCCAGAAAAATGTTTCCTTATGTTCTACTCTTACACCGCCCTGGAATTCCAAAGGGGCATTCGGTAAATAGATAAAGAGGAAATTGGGGGTAACAGTTGTGGTTTCGTCTGTACCCCATTTGTAAGAACCATGAAAAAAGTAGTGCCTGTATAAACGGCCTTCTTCAGTGGGACTCTGGCTGCCACTATAATAATTCAGTTTTGACTGAACCAGTTGAGCTACTGATGCGCCTAACTGTAATTTCTTGCCAGTGTAAGACAATCCGAAACCGGCATCAAACTTCGTACTGTTTTCACTTGATGCTAGTACAGGGTCGTTGCCGAGGGTGTTGGAAAGCTTTGCTTTATCAATTGAGTATTGTAAAACTCTTGCTTCAATTCCCAGCGAAAACACGGCATCATTTTTAACTGCAATATGTTTTGCAAAAGCAAACTGTGCACCTGTTCTGGATGTTGGGCCGGTTTTATCATTATATATATAGGCACCAAGCCCTAGTTGGTGTTCGGATAGTTTGAAATTACCAAACACTGTTGCTGTTTTTGGTGCGCCGCTGATACCACTCCACTGGCTGCGGTAAGAAGCTCCTACCATACTGTTTTTATACACACCTGCAGTAGATGGGTTGTGAAGCACTCCCTGCAGATCATAGAAGGAGGAAGATTGCAATTGCTGTGCATTGATGGTTGCTGCTGCGCCAAGTGATAATGCAATTATAAAAAAACGTTTCATTTTATTTTTAATTTAAATGTTATCTCAAAATTGTTACATCACCTTTCAGAGTAATTGAACGGCCATTGATGAGTTTATATGTTACCACGTAGTAGTAAGTACCATCAGCGACTGGTTTACTATTATAAGTGCCTTCCCAGTTGTTCTGGTAGTTGGCATTTTTATATACTTCGCCACCATAACGGTTAAATACGGATACGGATACTTGAGTGTAACATGCTGTGCCATTTGAAACGATCCATCTGTCGTTTGTACCATCGCCATTTGGTGTAAAGGCATCCATAACCTTTGCACAATAAGGAATAACAGTGACAACCATATCATCTGTGGAAGTACAGTTCTCCCCGTTTCTCACCAGAAGTGTATAGATAGTTGTAATGTTTGGTTTTGCCACTGGGTTCAATGTGTTGGCAAAGGTTAAGGTTGCGCTTGGTGTCCATGTCATGAAAACAGGAGCGATCGCTGCACCCTCAAGGGTGACCTGGTCTCCATCTACGATCGTTTTATCAGGTCCTGCACTAATAATTGGTACTGGCCTTATCAGGATGT
This window contains:
- a CDS encoding OmpH family outer membrane protein; protein product: MKKLVLALGFVIMSCAAVLAQKYAIIDTRYILDKMPEYKTAQKKLDDIAADWQKDIDTKQADLDKMYKDFEAEQVMLSDELKKKREDQLFMKEKELRDLQRKRFGFEGDLFKKRQELIKPIQDKVFNAVQKMAVSRGYDFVLDKSEGITIIFADPKLDRSEDVLKDLGVK
- a CDS encoding glycosyltransferase family 2 protein; translation: MEISVIIVNYNVKYLLEKCLYSVQAALRNIPGEIIIVDNASSDNSIEYLQPLFPGVKFIANPINKGFGSACNTGFQQSSGEYILFLNPDTIVPTDCFKKCLDFIQTKKDAGALGIKMLNGSGNYLKESKRNFPSVSASLFKMTGLASLFPHSKLFAAYYAGHLSENEIHEVDVLSGAFMLIKRNVFIEVKGFDEDFFMYGEDIDLSYRIQKAGYKNYYFPETSITHYKGASTKKRSMAHIKPFYGAMSIFVDKHYSGGAKGVFKFILKTGIWFFAGLYAIGNIFRSEQK
- a CDS encoding OmpH family outer membrane protein; this translates as MKRIFTVLMVAMGLIAGSASAQIKIGYIRIDDMVSLMPETAKVDTMLQKYQIDSLNPRLKLEVESFQYKDSILSKTDTFKTPKSVLNQMKLERDNHLYFINNFQQLAQQAVQSKQDELLSPIYSKVYDAIKAVAKEKAYTHVLSQDAFLVAPEGDNLLIAVATKLKVKLPPQLQAPGGAKPAGSKPN
- a CDS encoding inositol monophosphatase, translating into MLKNTLYKAVQAGAAEVVRFFNSEFKISNKEGVNNLVTEADHASEKAIMDVIRNDFPEHQLLGEESGKLVQDSNYKWIIDPIDGTVNFAHRIPLNCVSIGIEKDGKIIMGVVYNPHINEFFFAEKGKGATLNDQPISVSNETQVLKSCLVTGFPYTYINMPNGPLEIFDKLIRKGVPVRRIGSAAIDLCWVACGRFDGFYEHKLEPWDSAAGFLIVEEAGGKVTNHENEPFSIYQHKILATNGKIHDELSGIITNKIAI
- the murI gene encoding glutamate racemase, which translates into the protein MQGPIGVFDSGYGGLTVMKEIVKKLPQYDYLYLGDNARTPYGNRSFETVYEYTLQAVKWFFSKGCPLVVLACNTASAKALRSIQQKDLPALNPSKRVLGVIRPTTEVIGSYSQTKHVGLLATSGTVASDSYKIETDKFFPEVKLFQQACPMWVPLVENDEYNNEGADYFIKKCLDQLLDQSDSIDTILLACTHYPLLIDKIKSNIPAGIKVISQAEIIADSLRDYLDRHSEIENKLSKKGSKNFYTTDSATDFNRQAKKFYGSTISSVQVHL
- a CDS encoding nitrilase family protein; the encoded protein is MSLTITLIQTDLAWEDKTVNLDRLEHKIRSLKERTEIVVLPEMFSTGFSMKPEQFAETMDGETVEWMKRIAAERKIVLTGSLIIKDGEHYHNRLIWMLPNGEYGFYDKRHTFGFAGEDKYYTPGNKRLIASVKGWKINLQVCYDLRFPVWARQSPIAEDAEYDVLIYVANWPERRSHAWKTLLCARAIENQSYVIGVNRVGNDGNNVYHSGESMVIDPLGEVLYHVKDVEDVFTITLDKTHLQAIRDKFPFLKDGDDFTIMNE
- a CDS encoding type IX secretion system membrane protein PorP/SprF, translating into MKRFFIIALSLGAAATINAQQLQSSSFYDLQGVLHNPSTAGVYKNSMVGASYRSQWSGISGAPKTATVFGNFKLSEHQLGLGAYIYNDKTGPTSRTGAQFAFAKHIAVKNDAVFSLGIEARVLQYSIDKAKLSNTLGNDPVLASSENSTKFDAGFGLSYTGKKLQLGASVAQLVQSKLNYYSGSQSPTEEGRLYRHYFFHGSYKWGTDETTTVTPNFLFIYLPNAPLEFQGGVRVEHKETFFWGVGYRAHQSFMLSAGVHVNKKFTIGYGFDIYSTPISTYDAGSNGHEILLRYDIIK
- the thiL gene encoding thiamine-phosphate kinase; amino-acid sequence: MSEQRTEIGSLGEFGLIDHLTKNIELKNASSILGVGDDAAVIDHFGKQTVITTDLLVEGIHFDLIYTPLKHLGYKAVIVNLSDIYAMNAEPTQIVLSLGISSKFSVEALDEFYEGVYAACEKYDVDLVGGDTTSSQKGFIISVTAIGEVAPDKFVKRSTAQKGDLICVSGDLGGAYAGLLFLEREKKIFLESPAVQPDLEGETYVIGRMLKPEARKDIIEFFEQSQIVPTSMMDISDGLSSEILHICKQSNLGCVLYEEKIPIHEEMKKAVYKFELDPTACALSGGEDYELLFTIPQTEYEKLVLNEQISVIGYMTEMEQGSHIITKGGNKYAITAQGWNHLQ
- a CDS encoding peptidase S41 translates to MKIVLYLLIILILLESCGASRSSVSATKKYSKEQLLHDYDVFQSALEETHPGLYWYTSKDSMNAYFDWGRKQIIDSATEPDFRKILTYVIAQVNCGHTTVRSSKKFSRAADTIRPKVFPLSLKVWGSRTNEDGDTAVIATNLFRRDSVLRRGVRIHSVNGKTIEELIDTMGRYISSDGFNKTHKYQTISNTGTFGRMYTTLYGLNDKYAVEYFDAKGIIKKTEIPVYDPSKDTALRRAITALRPLSKKGQRRRRLETTRVLKVDTANRTAFMELHSFGRDYKLRSFFRKSFHNLRKMDISHLIIDVRSNGGGSVTNSTLLSKYIAKQSFKIADSLYATDKSSHYGKYIQNNFWNKLFISFLTKRNKKGEYHFGYYERHHFEPKQKNHFDGEVYILTGGNSFSATILFAETVKDQENVTVVGEETGGGAYGNTAWLIPDFTLPVTGVRFRLPLFRLVINNKNPKDGRGLLPEVESAPTQKTVAAASDFKLDKTLELIKADKEKGNR